In Kryptolebias marmoratus isolate JLee-2015 linkage group LG20, ASM164957v2, whole genome shotgun sequence, a genomic segment contains:
- the retreg1 gene encoding reticulophagy regulator 1 isoform X2: MLGSREGGTAGGGEAATGSLGPWGPPSRMHPGEEKPPGRAGFHLTGLVSWKRSPCRTSALFAAANTVIWFVAFSSFRVYSLLAVLLVLLVITVTAGDIIRSRSAGAHLWSSMTTSWEIIDSGPDSRSGAGPQLGDSLKLFLQETSAFKQQNPGKFCLLVCSLCTFFAVLGRYIPGIVISYILVLGFFLWPLISSYDAGLWLKPVLQKLDFGFGQFFQKIKENHEKRLVQAQTEKEGIESDLSSMFPKLDSTVCKEMSVSDTEVSDVTWTDNGTFNLSEGHTPQTENSEDLDKEEAFTGGLPEFPSLDNGTSTNGDDDDLSLDLALPPLRPQQPIKSKHLSLPLCKDQSADNTLELVNQMAGDVITAAVTAAIKERIEAAVSSMGLSDDPEWSRPPDSTRLLELDEDSDSEVEDFELLDQSELEQLEGELGLVEEKTKPKEEAQVKSDKPSSSGFFSKLLRRH; the protein is encoded by the exons ATGCTGGGGAGCCGGGAAGGAGGCACCGCCGGCGGAGGGGAGGCGGCCACCGGGTCGCTGGGGCCCTGGGGGCCACCGAGCCGGATGCACCCCGGGGAGGAGAAGCCTCCAGGCCGCGCAGGGTTTCATCTCACCGGCCTGGTGAGCTGGAAGCGGAGTCCGTGCAGGACTTCAGCCCTGTTTGCTGCAGCCAACACGGTGATCTG GTTTGTTGCCTTCAGCTCGTTTCGAGTCTACAGCCTTCTAGCAGTCCTGCTTGTTCTGCTGGTCATCACGGTAACGGCCGGAGACATTATTCGGTCCAGGTCTGCAG GAGCTCACCTGTGGAGCAGCATGACAACAAG CTGGGAGATCATTGATTCAGGTCCTGACAGCCGGTCTGGAGCCGGACCTCAGCTCGGCGACTCCCTCAAACTCTTCCTGCAGGAGACGTCGGCTTTCAAACAGCAAAACCCTGGAAAG TTTTGCCTGTTGGTTTGCAGCTTGTGCaccttttttgctgttttagggCGCTACATTCCAGGGATTGTTATCTCATATATCTTAG TTCTGGGCTTTTTCCTGTGGCCTCTGATTTCATCTTATGATGCCGGTTTGTGGCTGAAGCcagttctgcagaaactggaCTTTGGCTTTGGACagttttttcagaaaatcaaGGAGAACCATG AGAAGAGACTCGTTCAGGCTCAGACTGAGAAAGAAGGCATTGAGTCGGACCTTTCTTCCATGTTTCCCAAG CTGGACTCGACAGTTTGTAAAGAAATGTCTGTGTCGGACACAGAAGTGTCCGATGTGACCTGGACAGACAACGGTACTTTCAACCTGTCAGAGGGACACACACCACAGACTGAGAACTCAGAAG ACCTCGATAAAGAAGAAGCATTCACTGGTGGCCTCCCAGAGTTCCCTTCACTTGATAACGGCACGTCAACCAATGGCGACGACGATGACCTCAGCCTTGACCTTGCCTTACCTCCGCTTCGGCCACAGCAGCCAATCAAATCAAAGCATTTATCTCTTCCTTTATGTAAAGACCAATCTGCAGACAACACCCTAGAGTTGGTCAACCAGATGGCAGGTGATGTCATCACTGCCGCTGTCACAGCCGCCATCAAGGAGAGAATAGAAGCGGCGGTCAGCTCCATGGGTCTGAGCGACGACCCTGAGTGGTCAAGACCCCCAGATTCGACCCGGCTGCTGGAGCTGGACGAGGATTCGGACAGCGAGGTGGAGGACTTTGAGCTGTTGGACCAGTCAGAGTTGGAGCAACTGGAAGGGGAGCTGGGCCTGGTAGAGGAGAAGACAAAGCCCAAAGAGGAGGCGCAGGTCAAGAGCGACAAACCATCCTCGTCTGGATTCTTCTCCAAACTCCTCAGACGCCACTGA
- the retreg1 gene encoding reticulophagy regulator 1 isoform X1 has protein sequence MLGSREGGTAGGGEAATGSLGPWGPPSRMHPGEEKPPGRAGFHLTGLVSWKRSPCRTSALFAAANTVIWFVAFSSFRVYSLLAVLLVLLVITVTAGDIIRSRSAGAHLWSSMTTSWEIIDSGPDSRSGAGPQLGDSLKLFLQETSAFKQQNPGKFCLLVCSLCTFFAVLGRYIPGIVISYILVLGFFLWPLISSYDAGLWLKPVLQKLDFGFGQFFQKIKENHEKRLVQAQTEKEGIESDLSSMFPKQLDSTVCKEMSVSDTEVSDVTWTDNGTFNLSEGHTPQTENSEDLDKEEAFTGGLPEFPSLDNGTSTNGDDDDLSLDLALPPLRPQQPIKSKHLSLPLCKDQSADNTLELVNQMAGDVITAAVTAAIKERIEAAVSSMGLSDDPEWSRPPDSTRLLELDEDSDSEVEDFELLDQSELEQLEGELGLVEEKTKPKEEAQVKSDKPSSSGFFSKLLRRH, from the exons ATGCTGGGGAGCCGGGAAGGAGGCACCGCCGGCGGAGGGGAGGCGGCCACCGGGTCGCTGGGGCCCTGGGGGCCACCGAGCCGGATGCACCCCGGGGAGGAGAAGCCTCCAGGCCGCGCAGGGTTTCATCTCACCGGCCTGGTGAGCTGGAAGCGGAGTCCGTGCAGGACTTCAGCCCTGTTTGCTGCAGCCAACACGGTGATCTG GTTTGTTGCCTTCAGCTCGTTTCGAGTCTACAGCCTTCTAGCAGTCCTGCTTGTTCTGCTGGTCATCACGGTAACGGCCGGAGACATTATTCGGTCCAGGTCTGCAG GAGCTCACCTGTGGAGCAGCATGACAACAAG CTGGGAGATCATTGATTCAGGTCCTGACAGCCGGTCTGGAGCCGGACCTCAGCTCGGCGACTCCCTCAAACTCTTCCTGCAGGAGACGTCGGCTTTCAAACAGCAAAACCCTGGAAAG TTTTGCCTGTTGGTTTGCAGCTTGTGCaccttttttgctgttttagggCGCTACATTCCAGGGATTGTTATCTCATATATCTTAG TTCTGGGCTTTTTCCTGTGGCCTCTGATTTCATCTTATGATGCCGGTTTGTGGCTGAAGCcagttctgcagaaactggaCTTTGGCTTTGGACagttttttcagaaaatcaaGGAGAACCATG AGAAGAGACTCGTTCAGGCTCAGACTGAGAAAGAAGGCATTGAGTCGGACCTTTCTTCCATGTTTCCCAAG CAGCTGGACTCGACAGTTTGTAAAGAAATGTCTGTGTCGGACACAGAAGTGTCCGATGTGACCTGGACAGACAACGGTACTTTCAACCTGTCAGAGGGACACACACCACAGACTGAGAACTCAGAAG ACCTCGATAAAGAAGAAGCATTCACTGGTGGCCTCCCAGAGTTCCCTTCACTTGATAACGGCACGTCAACCAATGGCGACGACGATGACCTCAGCCTTGACCTTGCCTTACCTCCGCTTCGGCCACAGCAGCCAATCAAATCAAAGCATTTATCTCTTCCTTTATGTAAAGACCAATCTGCAGACAACACCCTAGAGTTGGTCAACCAGATGGCAGGTGATGTCATCACTGCCGCTGTCACAGCCGCCATCAAGGAGAGAATAGAAGCGGCGGTCAGCTCCATGGGTCTGAGCGACGACCCTGAGTGGTCAAGACCCCCAGATTCGACCCGGCTGCTGGAGCTGGACGAGGATTCGGACAGCGAGGTGGAGGACTTTGAGCTGTTGGACCAGTCAGAGTTGGAGCAACTGGAAGGGGAGCTGGGCCTGGTAGAGGAGAAGACAAAGCCCAAAGAGGAGGCGCAGGTCAAGAGCGACAAACCATCCTCGTCTGGATTCTTCTCCAAACTCCTCAGACGCCACTGA
- the rnf182 gene encoding E3 ubiquitin-protein ligase RNF182 — protein sequence MMIELQNLEDVSSDLTHMDKLSPEEMECKICYSAYNLGSCRPKVLECCHRLCSKCLVKILDLRESPSSVLVCPFCRYVTKLPGEAVINLPDDSNLMATLALQSRNQRNLHFHQESTTELLLSPRRLSSLTGGNPSPMTYTSSSTPYSTIRSSPNFVVITIMEPPPTSATTQDLHPSNQSSSSLDSLASITQRWTMWNCVALLCQTSARALVWVLGLLYFSSLPMGVYLLIMKRTMAGVLLVSLVPASLVMIMVFGFCQCICHELWHRMPS from the coding sequence ATGATGATTGAGCTGCAAAATCTCGAGGATGTAAGTAGTGACCTTACTCACATGGATAAACTGAGTCCTGAAGAGATGGAGTGTAAGATCTGCTACTCTGCATACAATCTGGGGAGTTGCAGGCCGAAGGTGCTTGAGTGCTGCCACCGTTTGTGCTCAAAATGCCTCGTTAAGATCCTGGACCTCCGTGAGTCGCCTTCCAGTGTCTTGGTGTGTCCATTCTGTCGGTATGTCACCAAACTGCCAGGAGAGGCTGTGATAAATCTGCCAGATGACAGCAACCTGATGGCAACACTGGCTCTCCAGAGCAGGAATCAGAGGAACCTGCACTTCCATCAGGAATCAACAACCGAGCTGCTCCTCAGCCCCAGACGCCTGAGCTCACTGACGGGTGGCAACCCTTCTCCCATGACCTACACCTCTTCCTCCACCCCATACTCCACCATCCGGAGCTCCCCGAACTTTGTAGTCATCACTATTATGGAGCCTCCACCTACATCTGCAACCACCCAAGATCTCCATCCATCAAACCAGAGCTCATCTAGTCTGGACTCTTTGGCATCCATCACACAGAGGTGGACAATGTGGAACTGTGTGGCCCTGCTGTGCCAGACCTCAGCCCGGGCTCTGGTGTGGGTGCTGGGGCTCCTGTACTTCAGCTCGCTGCCGATGGGGGTCTACCTGCTCATCATGAAGAGGACAATGGCTGGGGTGCTGCTGGTGAGCTTGGTGCCAGCCAGCCTCGTCATGATCATGGTCTTTGGGTTCTGCCAGTGTATTTGTCATGAGCTCTGGCACCGCATGCCATCATAA